The Falco cherrug isolate bFalChe1 unplaced genomic scaffold, bFalChe1.pri scaffold_31, whole genome shotgun sequence sequence agtaaacaggattttacacatcactggggggaaaaaaaaagagatggtggactctttttgaagatggagggaaggcaaaatggatggttgggatgtgttttaaaaggtgggaggcggggtgggggtgtcctctTCCGTGCTCGCTATTATAGAGACATGTTCTAGGGTTTTGTAAgctaacaggagcaaaagcaatgaaagttaGATCAGGAAAGAGCCTCATGTTTTAGCAGACTCTGCTTTAGTGACTTTAgagaccattttgctgttggcattgaaacgattcaaaacaaatggaaaagattttgctgcttgtgtttgactatcagacctgaagatttctggaaaggtacCGTGAGTGTGTGGACATGATAAAAGCATGAcgctgtgtgtaaaatgttgcttttctatCCGTAAAGGGTTCCCTGAAGTGCTATGTCATGACATATTAATATCACTCTTACGaactgactgatgctttctctgtattgatgttgttttcagaatacaCAGATGACAATGCCCTGATTCCAAGGCACTCATCGGTAACTGTTAGGAGAGTTTCTGTTAGAGGAGTTAAAACTACCGGCAAGACAGACCTTGGGTAAGTAGCCATAACGCGTTGTGTTCTTTGGGAGGGGTTTCAGTGTGTTCACCTTCTTTGTGGCTGTTGGTTTACGGAGGCATTCCGGTTGTctctttcttgttaaagctgctgttaaattgtgttgtgacagggcagatttgaatgtatctgtcccaaagcagacttagatttttcagcccGCTGGGACGTGGCATTCAAAGTCCAACAGTGGTAGCTGTTCAGACGTTtgaattgggtttgttcttggggttggtttttctgagagtcaagttctccatcctgtttcctctatgcagagagattccttattttatgcttttgcttGTATTGCTTTTAGAGTAAACGGAGAGACACATTGCAGTGTGAACTGGTAATTggttcccatctgccagcagtccGAGTCCCAGtgtttgactgcttcctttgtttgggggcgggggggcagggtattcttacaccccagaggggtgggggtggcggggctgcatgctgtctccagaggaaagactgagagtggccagctggcaaaccGTGCgaacaagaagtttcattcttaagtgATTCCTATTAGTTTCCTAAAGACAATGCCTGTGtcgggcaagagaaaaagagcaacgTCCTAAAGCgtattgccttttgtgccagGACGGTGAAGGAGcagttgatcttttccaaatctgaagctcagaaagcagttgagcacattcccaaatgttgGTAGTTACCTTTCTAAGTTTGATTTCACcctaagctgctctctgtgctccaggtattactgctgtattcctcagatttatggagGACAGAGATCTGATTACAATTGCAGATATTCAAATGTAAGCCTGACTACAGCATTGTTGCTGTCATCGATGTATTCGTTcagtccagttctgtatcagctgcatcagcatggtttgaatggtcatgttttccagccttcttcaagacagacctctcctccaccattaGTAGATATTATTGACTTGTGGTTATGCCGTGTCTTTCTAATGTTAGTTCTCAATAAATAAAGTATACCGGCGAGTTTCAGCGTGTCTCAAACAAACAGTACAGCAGCATCCTAGTACCCATGAAGCATCTGCAAGCAAACCCCCCTGAATTTATGTGGCTCTCCTGTAAGCTTTGGGCATATTAGTGCTTTCAGGCACTACCAAGAGTTTCTGGATGCCACAGCGCTGTGCTGCTAAGCATGGCCTTGTTTGGGGGGTTAATTTAGATCGGGATGCTTAGTGCTGTCTTGTCAATATAGCCTCCATTTCTGGTTGGATGACACCCTCTCCTGGTGTTGGAATGCTGCCCTAAAATGAGAGGCTAGGTGCCACTAGCATCAAAGATCCAAGAAGCACCTGCACGTGGGGATAAGGGATGAATGCCGCTGCTCTGCTAAAGTTGCAAATGGATCAGGCAGGTCAGCTTTCTATTCCTTCAGCTGGAACCATTGTGGAAACAACTGGTAGAGTTGTTAATGTTTGGGAATGGTGAATGCATGCTGTCATGGTGGAGAGGCCTTCAGGAATGCGTTAGTCACCTTGTAGTATCTTCCTCAAGGCAAGTGGATGAAGAAACCATGGTGTGGTAATCTAAAGCTTTTCCTCGCGCTTCCTCATCTTCAGGAGGTACGTGGCTGTACTTGCAAGCCTGGTGGTGGTGTAGCAGTGGCAGGAAGTATGAGCCTTTCTATTTGTGCAGGACTtgcacagcagcctttgggTTGCCTCTGCTCGTGGGACGCTTTGGATGAGGTATGAATTGTTTGTTAACTAGATGGGCGGTTGCATGTTTGATTCATGAGTAGCATGCAGGTACAGACCAACGAGTATGTGGAATCTCGGCAAGGGCTTGTGTGTCATAAGTGTTCCCTAAAATATTGTAGCATGTtcaagatgatcttaaaggaaGTTCTGGTaatcaagactttttttcttatttttttaacacaggccTCCTCGATCTCAGAAAATCCTAGGAACTGCTTTCAGGTGATGTTTCTACTGCTATTTGTAGTCACTTTAGGCTAAGTATGGTAGGTACCTGAACACAGTGCTTGGGCTTCCACCAAGAAACACTTTTCTACAGACAACTGTTCTCGTTTTGTCAGAGGAGTGTAGAAACCAAAGTGCTCTATCTGGTACCTATTTGTGGTAGTGGGGCTATACAGATTGCCTGAAGGTGCCTTCGTATTTGGATGGCTGactatttaagaacagaaaaatgtagcaCAGTCTTCACAGTTTTGGTACttagagagcagaaagaaaatatctgaggacttcttcttgcactgctgtATTCTGTATCTTAGAGTCATTGGGGGCAAAGAAGGAATGggattttgggttttatttcaattgCACTGAATGCACCAGGAGAGCACACtttatgtatagaaataaatttccgTATTCATAAGACTGCCAGTACACAATGTTTTGATGTTCaggttttataaactgttttcccTGCTTTATGTTGGTTAcgagtgctttattttaagttctgatcatctttctttcttcttctagaagTCGAACTGGGCCAGCGAGTAGAACATCAAAAGAGGtatgtaaaaacacaagctgaaacttttttctacaTGCTGCACCTAAGTCTAAGAAATGTAGCCTTGtactaattttttaatatatataaaaatatataaaatatatatggtttatatataatatttataatatatatatctcaaacatattttccagtgaaacataGTGTATGCTGTAAATCCAATGTATTTGATTCAGCATAGTGAAAACTGAGCAATGCCAACATTTGCGCGGTTCTAATGTGAATAATGGTATTTGTGCCTAGTAACGCATTGCATTTCGTACTGAATAGGCTAGAATATTTCTTGTGTGACTGTGTGTTGTACCGATAATGTATGCTCATTTTTAGAGCTTGTAGGTTCAAGGTTTGCACCACTGAACTTGGTGCCACTCTTCAGTACGCCACcactttgaatttacatttggaaaaggggcagcatttttcttccggtcagaaaacactgttgttCTGCTGCTAAGACATGAATAAGTAACTCGAGGAGACACTTGACTAGTAATGGCCTAGATCTCCACTTGGCCCTTGGGGGGTATGCTACGTGCAACgatgcatttcaaaatagccctcatagtacaaacattactttgtggtggtggttggttttcatctgtaagtATAACTGCTTGTTCTTCACTAGAATGGAGTGAGGCATTACATGAGCTCTAGGTCACTGGATCTGATCACTTTGTAAGCTCTTAGGATAACTTAATCGAGAAATTCGTGAACTTGGGGTCTaattaaagtaaatgaaagacagcGCAAAAACTATACTGCATTCATGAATCATACTTGTGTGCATTTAGTAAATGATGAGCTATTAACtgattaatttataaactgcaCTGACAATGTTTCCTGTAGTGACACTTCCTACTCAAATAAacggaaataatttttttagatcCTTTCGAGCTGCAAATGGACAGCTTCCTTAACCCTCCGTCTTTTAAGCAGTTGTGAGCATTTGACAAGGGTCCCCCTCTGAGGTATTCTGAGCAATAGGTTGATCTCAGGAGGGGTTGGTTGCTTTAGTTTCTTCTCATTAACAACGTAGGCATACTTAAGCTGTTTAAGGTTtggactttgttttgaacaagTATAAATTCCACTGGCTTGGAGGTGGCTCTTCCAGTGACACTCAGAGGATATAGCGCAGGCTTTCATACAGCAGTAGGGGTGAACTATTGCTCTGTTTTGATTGTAGAACTTGagtatgtgtttaatttttctgaatagattGGCGACCCTTCCGCACCTCTTTCTCTGGCCCAGCTTATTAAGGTATGCTTAGATGTACTTGCTTGTGAAATcgtgttaaaaagaaaggggtgggtgtgggtgtgtatCCTTGTATTTTCAAGCCTTACACTGTGCTCTCTAGCTGGATAACTGCTGTaatatgagcaaaacattaattgttaataattcagagtgtttctcctaactttaaaatattactttgatACTATCCTGTAGAGAGTAGTTCCCAGCttgggaagatggaaggggaGCACCTTATTGGCCTCAGTGTAATGCTGCAGTGTTACtcatctgcaagacacaaagaagcagcacttcagaagctgtttacCATTTTTCATACGTCCCGCTCATTGTTCATTGGAAACTAACACCATTTTTACAGCAGGATTTAATTGGCTGTAAGTCATGGACATTTCTAGGGCCTTTGCAACAGCCGGAACAGACGTGTTTCTGGAACATGGACAATTGCATGGCTGTTTTTGAAGTTTTAGTCATTACAGTTACAGATCCATTCTTTGAATGGTGCGGGACTGCTTGAATTGTGGCATACAGATAGAGGACGACGCAACCTAATTTGTTTACATGCAGACTGTGAAAAGTGTGCAAGTGCACCTAATTGTTGATAGGACTGTGCCAGTGTTTATGCGAGGCACATCAGCAGACGTGACCGCCTGAAAGCATATTTTGTAATGGAACTGCTTGTATTTTGTGCTCAGCAACGTGTAACGTTGTCTGGGGAAACACTAGTGATTGCACTTGGTGAAGAGGCGTAGTGCTAGCCACAGAAGTGATTAAAAGCATAGTCTTTAAAGTTACAAAGACTAGAGAAGGCAGGGCCTAACGCAGAGGAGCTagttctttcctctgaaaatgaaggCCAGAGCTCATGtccaagagaaagaaatccttcccaCTGGGAACGTCTTCCCTTGCTcgctgcatttatttattttcttaataaatttaattgtgttaattaacattttgcggcagggtgggggtgggggtggaggtgtGTGCAGAATTAGTTTGGGAAGCAGCCACCAAAAGACATTGGTCTCCCTCAGGGCTGTCCCTTGGTTCTGTAAAGTCATGTGAAATTTACTCTAAAATGTGGAAAACTGTCCAAGCTTTTGAGAAATtcaaagatttcagaaatacGGAGATAGGTAACAAAGCAGCTCCGAACTGTTACCCTAGCCTCTTTAGtgcaggctggcacaggaggCAATGTGTAGTAagaacttttctgctttgttatgACTATGTATTGAATGCCATATTTGAATGGTGGTCTGTTCCTAGAaatgtgttgtgggttttggatGTGTTTTGTAAACCATTTGGGTTCAGACAAATCAGTCAAGTGTCTATAAAAGTTCTCTGCAAATGTTACTGGAAATGATTTCATAGATGGAGATCTGGATTATGTTCCTGCGTATATGGAACAGCTAGATGAAATAACATGTGGAAACTAGTTGGTTGCTTTCGTGAGTGAATgcatgtaaaaaggaaaacatgagcaGTTGGTCTGTAGGATAGGTGCTTGAAGTTCCAAATAATTTACAGTCACCCCCTTTGACCCTGCTTGTATCTGGACTAGTGTGTAATAGAAACATTTGAAGAAGTactgtgtaaaaaaaaccaTCTGGCTTCCATAGTTCGAAGATCTAGTTCTGCGTAAGGTTTATATTACAATTTGCGTGTTAAAAGGACAGtgacaactggaaaaaaattgtagttCAGTCACTTCCTATGAAGAAGCGAGTGGcggtgggggagggggcggaACCGTGCGGTTTGGACTGCCTACAGCACATGATGGTCAGATGTCTGCTGAAAAGAATCTTTTCTCTTGCTGAGGGATTATAGAAAGCTTGATTCCTTTTAATGCTTCTGGgtctgaagctgaatttcagcaagcaaaacCAACTGCCACGACTCTGAAGTTGTGTGTCCTTTTGACACTGCAGAATGTAAATACTGCTACTTGCACACATCTTTCTCAGTTAAATGTACCATGGCTAGCTTCTTTGACTAGTCTGGAGCTTAAAGACCAGCTTCAAAATGCTGGCTGGTGGGCTTTTTTCTACACATAGCTTCAGTCCGCTTGGACAAAACTTGGATTGGCTTCACAAGTCTTTATGTAAGGTACAAAGAGAGCCTATTTGTAGCCTAATGTGTGTGTCAAATAACCATTACCTGTTAAACAGACTGCCAACCTGGCTGAAGCCAATGCTTCCGAAGAGGATAAGATAAAGGCGATGATGATACAGTCCTGCCATGAATACGATCCATCCAAGTAAGTATCAAATGTGATCTTCAAAGGTTATGGAAAAAGTATGGAgatgtttcttttaagaagAGAGACACATgcataccttttcctttttttccccaaaccttCTAGTTACTTGAGGGAACCCTTGGATCTGCCTCCACCATCATCCAgttgcttttgctgtggaaaaccTGGCCACTATGCCAAGAACTGCCCGGTAAATAGGGTAAGATTGGGGCAGGCCTCTGGTGTTACCGagcttttagggttttttaccTTGGCATTTATGTGACAAAGACATGAACACTCCCAGTAAGAATTGTTTCTCTCGGGGAGAAATGTTACATGGCAATGTTGCAAAGCCCTCCCAAATTCAAGGGAAACTTGGAATTCTAaatgtgaaactttttttttctctaggtcACAGACATTAAAGATGTCCATAGATCTTTCTCAGTGAACTTTCATACATATTTGTATCTATTTCAATAGTACTGGAAATGTTCCTGGTTCTAACTCTTTCTAATGACAGTTCAAAGTTGTTGGTATTTCCTCTAAAAACAAGAGGTTTCTGTCGACCCCGTCTATTGAGTATCTGTCAGTTTTAACTACAGAAGCCTCTGGCTGAATATTCATGCCGTTTAACATCAGTCCCTGAATGTACGTGCAGGAGGGATGAATTCAGCCTTCCTATATAGATGTGAATGTAAGTTTCCATGGGGGCTGATTTGGAGACCCTGAATTAAGCTCTCACACGTTGCCCAGGGGCTTTGGAGGGGGAACAGGTTTGTGCCTCTGCTCTGAGCGGACGGTGAGCAAAGGGCTGTTTCACCCTGAAGGGTCCTGAAGTTAAGCCAAAGAATGACGACTGGGTTCAAAACTCTGCTCAAACCTGTGGTACGTCCTGGCTATGCTCGTTGGGGAAAGCAGGAGTTTGAGTCGAGCAGCCATTATGTTAGGTAAAAGGAGGGGATTAAAGGCTTTCGCTGCTTAAAATTATCTCTGAAACGTCATTTTAAGTGTGCATCTGAAGAGGAGAgatgtctgcatttctgttctcaACAGGACAAAAATGTGGAGCCTGTTTGCAGAATTAAAAGGAGCACCGGAATTCCAAGGAGTTTCCTGGTGGAGGTGAAGGATCCCAACACAAAAGGTGCCATGCTGACAAAGGCTGGGAAATACGCAATACCAACTATTAATGCGTAAGTATGGAATTAATCGGACCGACCAAAATGCGAATGAGAGCAACCATGCGTAAATGTCTGAGTGGCAATGCAGCCGAGGTGGCCAGCCTCTAATTACGAGGGAGGAAGCACTACCGTCGTATCTTAACCTTAAAATCTGCAATACTTTCCCATATTGAAATAGAGTAGTCCTACTGTTCATGCCCCGGGAAGCTGGCTGACCTTGGGGTATGCTAAGaacctgtatttctgcaaggCATTTCAGTAGTGTTTCCAGCTGGCATCATTCTCTCTGAATGCtcattttgcttctggtttATGTTTCAAAGGCTTCTTGCAAAATTTAACAAATAGCCCTTGGACTGagatttcctcctcctctgacttTTAACAAATCTCATGTGTGAAACGGGCTGAAGTGTTCCTGTTGCTATAAACTAAGAAATTACTGCTGTGTGCTGACAGGAGTGGCTGTTGGAAAGTGCACTCGGTAgcacttccctttttctgtcatGGATCTCCTGTTGTAGAAGCTGTAGCACAGACttctttcatttacaaaatgaaattacttgggGACGAACTTTACCCTGATCCAGCAATTTGCACTTACCCTCTGGCAAAGGAGAGGTGGGAttcctttcccctgctctctAGCTGtcaagcaattatttttctagtcTGAGCTCATTTCGTAGTTGATCCAACGGATGGGAGagttctgcagaaggaaaaatgttcccccctccttcttcttctgaTAGTGTGGCTCTAGAGAAGTCATTTAGCGTAAATGCCTACGTTGTAGAAAGCCAATGTGGAGTGAGAAGACTTCCATCTATTACCTTTGTTtgataaaatccaaagcttggaaaatttttcctttcccatctttcacttttttctttttccttccccacctgccctCCAGGGAAGCTTATgctagagagaaaaaggaaaagccacccTTTTTACCAGAggagccctcctcctcctccgcagACAGGCCTGTTCCAAACGAGTTGTTATGTCCCATTTGTAAAGATCCAGTGACGGATGCAGCGCTTATTCCATGCTGTGGAGCAAGTTATTGTGACGAATGTAAGGGCGTAATGTAATGTAAGGAGTAAACTCCCCTCCCGTGttttttaatccaaaacacCACATCAGATCTTCTGAAAGCAGGAATAGGAGATCACCTGTGCTACCAGGTCTATTTCATACTTCAGTACGCCCGGAGTAGGAAAGGCCTCTTCTCCGtaatgggggggaaaaaaaaaaacaaacccaaaggccaaagagcttttttccctttctgtgtatCTAGTCAAATCTTCTTCACATGCGGAAGGTCGAGTACGAGAAGAGTGCATAATTGTGCAGGTGAATACAGTATTAGATATGGAATGCACGTAGTTTGTCCACAGCTCTTTCTCTCATACACAACTATAGAGCCAGCTCTGGTGACTGACTCTGGTCCGCCACAAACAGGCAGTCGGGCATTTAATCTACATTCTTTGCCACAGGAGTTGGTTAAACCTTCAAAACTCGAACCGACTCATGGCTTTTTGAGATGTGCTTTGTTCATTAGCCTTGATGTTGGTGGCTTCTTGCTGTACTCGGTAGTAGAAAAAAGACTAGTCCAAACATCAGGACACAGCCCACTCTATGGTCTTCAGCTGTTACAACAGGGAAATGTCAAAACTGTATAGCGATTTGCTGCATACTGGGCATTTTTTACACTAATGAACATTTATAGCTTCATGCTCTCCATTCAAGACCATATCCAGCCATTAATCGTCTGTGTGTTCTTATAATTGATGAGAACCCCAAAGAGTTCCCTACTTTGGCTGAAACCTATTTTGACGCTTCTAATTACACACAGGTATTAGAACAGCTTTACTGGAATCGGAGGAACATACTTGCCCGGCGTGTCATCAGACAGGTGTTTCTCCTGACACTTTAGTTGCCAACAACTTCCTGCGCCAGGTAACGTGGTGACTTTTTCATCAACTGTTTGTAAGGAAAGTCTGTTTGTAAAAAGCTGAAAGGGAGGAAATTATTGACATCTCCTTAAAGAAGGATAAACTGAATAAGGctgcatttacttttcaaatgcaTTGTCTGTTGTTACAGAAGCTGACAACTCTTTAGAGATAATCAGGCAAACTCAGGTCAAACTTTTGTCTAAACATGCTTGCCTGCCTCTCAGATTCGCTGTTAACACTGAAGTCCTTTAACTACAGATACTCTGAGCTACCAGTCCTTAATAGCAGTGTTTCATGTGATGTGTTCCTatctctgtgtgctgctttactCTAGGCTTGATAGCATGTACAGGACTATACAAGTCATTTTACCCTGTGGAGGCTTTTCTTCATCTATTGTCATCATAATCTGACACTTTGATCTTTTTGTCCTTGTTCTTCTGCCTCTAGGCTGTGAACAACTTCCACAATGGAACCGGCTACACAACAGGGCTCCATAAGGagattcagcagcagcagcgacaGCCGCCGTCACCGCCTGCACGACCACTTGTGACTGTGACACCTGCTGCTCAGGTGACTGCCACCAAACTTTCTAAATCTTCCTCTCTGTCAGTCAGTGGTCtgttaagttttatttcaacatatgcttttgaaatacagtatttattagAGCTTATTTTCCAACTGTTTGCATTTATTCACAAGGGCTTTCCGGTTCCTGTAGCAAGACAACCGGCAGTACCATGTCTTCTGGGCCCCCAAGAGCAAAAAATACCCACACCTGGTGAGTGACCGTAACTTTagaatttcttctaaaaaaattatcttcagatGAACTGAatgggatttatttctttttcctctccccactccAAAAGGTCATCCGATGAGAGCCAGTGCGGTTCGCTCAGCAGGCGGCAGACCAGGCTGGGGACTGtaagtatttcacagaaattcagTCTCTGACGACTTGTAACCTGTTAAACCAGGCTGTAACACCTACATTACTTCTACAGTAGCTGATTTATAATGAAATGCGTATGCACAGATAGCTGTGGAGAATACAAGTGGCAATTCATTTTTAAGTGGCTCAGCTTGAGTTGGCTCTAACAAAGGGGATCTGTGCTTGCAGTAAAACGATTACAAATAAAACTCCAGTATGTGACCCAAAAGTAGACTCTGAAAAAGAAACGCTTTTGGAGGAAACCGTAAGTATATATCAAAATTAAACATAACGACAGGATGAGGTGCAAAGCCACCCTTTCGAATTACTTACTGGCTGGATAGGGCTGAAGAAACTGATTTCCCAATTGAAGTCAGCCTCCAACATTTGATTCTTAATGACTTAGTGATGGAGCAAATTGTTGGAAGAGTCAGTGCTGGTTTTTTATGACCATTTTGAATTTCTTTAGTCTAGTCATCTCAAATAGCCAAGCTGCTTTCTCTCCGTTGGAGAGAGAGGAAtctgtttttgctgttattgCCCTACCAGTTAGTTCTTCCTTTTGGTATGTATTTGTTATGGATAGATTATAAGTGTGCATCGTGTTTATAAAATCTTAAagataaatcaaaagaaaacacagcaatccGTCCCAGAGATACCTAAAATTCTCAGGTTCAGTAAGCAAGGAAAGAACAGTTCAGGGACAAGACCAGGCCAAACAGATCATCACGAGGCAACAACCTAGGAAGTTTGTGGGGAAGAACTGAAAGGAAGTTGGAGAGAAGCTTGGTTAATATCTGTGCAGTACTTTGAAGCTCGGAAGTGTGAAGTAGGAAGTGTATCGAGGAGTGGCAGAGGAGCCGTGGGCACCTGGCACCTGGGAGATAGGAGTCTCCTTTAAG is a genomic window containing:
- the LOC129735087 gene encoding E3 ubiquitin-protein ligase RBBP6-like, with the translated sequence MSCVHYKFSSRLNSDVVTFHGPHISLRDLRHQIMGRERLKATHCDLQVTNAQTMEEYTDDNALIPRHSSVTVRRVSVRGVKTTGKTDLGSRTGPASRTSKETANLAEANASEEDKIKAMMIQSCHEYDPSNYLREPLDLPPPSSSCFCCGKPGHYAKNCPVNRDKNVEPVCRIKRSTGIPRSFLVEVKDPNTKGAMLTKAGKYAIPTINAEAYAREKKEKPPFLPEEPSSSSADRPVPNELLCPICKDPVTDAALIPCCGASYCDECIRTALLESEEHTCPACHQTGVSPDTLVANNFLRQAVNNFHNGTGYTTGLHKEIQQQQRQPPSPPARPLVTVTPAAQQDNRQYHVFWAPKSKKYPHLVIR